One window of Hymenobacter canadensis genomic DNA carries:
- a CDS encoding nucleotidyl transferase AbiEii/AbiGii toxin family protein: MAVAFALGKLRERIVFVGGATVNLYSTSALPPPEPRVTEDVDCIVEIAPRAAYHVLEEERRALGFINDIASGVICRWTYQGMTVDVMPTEPEILGFSNPWYPAGFAHATIYRLPNDLEIRILSAVYFVATKLVALRDRGWADLRLSQDLEDIVHVVDNRKELAAELAAALADVRRDIQQRLVELLAHPDFLEAVEWTLAAGSGYERKYEIERRLQQLANA, translated from the coding sequence ATGGCAGTCGCCTTCGCCCTTGGGAAGCTGCGGGAGCGAATTGTTTTCGTCGGCGGCGCCACGGTAAATCTGTACAGCACGAGTGCTTTGCCACCACCCGAGCCCCGCGTAACGGAAGACGTTGATTGTATCGTAGAAATAGCCCCACGCGCGGCGTACCACGTCCTAGAGGAGGAGCGACGGGCGCTGGGGTTTATAAACGACATTGCATCGGGCGTAATCTGCCGGTGGACGTATCAGGGGATGACCGTGGACGTCATGCCCACCGAGCCGGAAATTTTGGGCTTTAGTAACCCTTGGTATCCCGCCGGATTTGCCCACGCCACGATCTACCGCCTGCCAAATGACCTGGAGATTCGCATCCTGAGTGCCGTATATTTTGTGGCCACCAAACTCGTGGCGCTACGCGACCGGGGCTGGGCGGACTTACGCCTGAGTCAGGACCTGGAAGACATAGTGCACGTAGTGGACAATCGTAAAGAGCTGGCAGCTGAGTTGGCGGCCGCGCTCGCCGACGTGCGCCGCGATATCCAACAACGGTTAGTGGAACTACTCGCACACCCCGATTTTTTAGAAGCCGTAGAGTGGACCTTGGCGGCCGGCTCGGGTTACGAGCGCAAGTATGAGATAGAACGGCGCCTGCAGCAGTTGGCTAACGCATGA
- a CDS encoding helix-turn-helix domain-containing protein yields MYFAKNLRFLRRRAELSQSELADQLATDYNTISRYENGKSTPKLEALTKLSQVFHVSLDALRSQDLSQSPGPALEPGRVQTGGRREGEIPAKPAKHPLLVSVELDGTATSLERAVARLTAINEVVAGTT; encoded by the coding sequence ATGTATTTTGCTAAAAACCTGCGCTTTTTACGGCGTCGAGCCGAACTTTCCCAGTCTGAGCTGGCCGACCAACTCGCCACCGACTACAACACGATTAGCCGCTACGAAAACGGCAAATCAACCCCCAAACTAGAAGCGCTCACCAAACTGAGCCAGGTCTTTCACGTCAGCCTCGACGCGCTGCGCAGCCAAGACCTGAGCCAGTCGCCGGGGCCCGCGCTGGAGCCGGGCCGGGTGCAGACCGGGGGCCGGCGGGAAGGAGAAATCCCCGCCAAACCCGCCAAGCACCCGTTGCTAGTGTCGGTGGAGTTGGATGGCACCGCCACCAGCCTGGAACGGGCCGTCGCGCGGCTGACGGCGATTAACGAAGTCGTTGCTGGCACGACTTAA
- a CDS encoding LexA family protein yields MTSIELFEVGEPTTTLWLPVFASLVPAGFPSPASDELEELFDLNRILFRHPEATYLIRVSGESMRGAEIHAGDLLAVDKHLEADHNHIVVAVVEGECTVKRLVRRGTSWWLQAENPAYADYEITEPDNLRIWGVVTHVVHELIPGKLTALLRSRD; encoded by the coding sequence ATGACGTCCATCGAACTATTCGAAGTAGGTGAGCCGACCACCACGTTGTGGCTGCCCGTATTTGCCTCCCTGGTGCCCGCCGGCTTCCCCTCGCCGGCCTCCGACGAGCTGGAGGAACTGTTTGACCTCAACCGCATTCTGTTCCGCCACCCCGAGGCCACGTACCTGATCCGGGTGTCGGGCGAGAGCATGCGGGGCGCGGAAATCCACGCCGGCGATCTGCTGGCCGTCGACAAGCACCTCGAAGCCGACCACAACCACATCGTGGTGGCTGTGGTGGAGGGCGAGTGCACCGTCAAGCGCCTGGTGCGCCGCGGCACCAGCTGGTGGCTGCAGGCCGAAAACCCGGCCTACGCCGACTACGAAATCACCGAGCCCGACAATCTGCGCATCTGGGGCGTGGTAACCCACGTCGTGCACGAACTCATCCCCGGCAAGCTCACGGCCCTGCTCCGCAGCCGCGACTAG
- a CDS encoding ATP-binding protein: MAQSFVATGADCPTQLAAERLAHTHTLAELAAMTARVATLEQQALAAATDATRQQAQLLALVQNLQVALVLVDDDSQIRFVNQYFWDLFGLPPTPPDQAGIIPYGAVDIGPAFHDPAAFATRAWAMNAAGRTVLREEFMLADGRFLELDYLVLDAERAGRLICYRDVTERNQREAQLRMLAHYLPQQTPNSVLRLAATGEVMYANTAAGPLLPSLLAQQILPGLAAAALRSTEHQQELLVDGKTYLSTTVAVPGQAFVTLYLTNITERKQAEAQLVAQRDFYETILSALPIELGVFDERYHCLFVNPAAIADPAVRQQVIGLPMADYVTLHGQQNPAWLNELRQQYFELAVRTQTDVVYEETLLDSRQREKMLMWQVRPIYQAEKELRMVVSLGIDITARMLAERLQQQVQQQLQEREEFIRQVVDALPSLVYVLTPDGTVLFSNKTYLEVMAEEHQYGRDSSNPMVREEMRQARLFNAEVFSTQQAQRREMSYTTQDGRTSYYDVFKRPLPRADGQPATLSISTDVTEVKKAREALEQAKRDADENALAKELFLARMSHEIRTPLNGVLGMAALLQKTDLTVLQQEYLNTMQLSGRHLLALVNDVLDLAKITTQPLPLNHTPFDLALLLQGAGQTVAALAAQKDLELLIIPLAEPPIHLLGDAYRLQQVLLNLLSNAIKFTDQGSVQLGADVLADTPAGLTLRFQVTDTGIGMTSVEQAHIFKDYAQANADTSRLYGGTGLGLSISRNLVEQMGGTLELRSAPGQGTTFSFELLLPRAEADSLFPPPALPAICYERLRGLRVLLAEDNLFNQRIAIIVLENWDMQVTAVTNGLDALAQLQEQDFDVALLDIQMPGLTGVEVAAAIRASADPRRASLPIIAFTANAFDADRMAYLAAGMNACLTKPYEEDDLGQLLLELLPQ, from the coding sequence ATGGCGCAATCCTTTGTTGCTACTGGTGCCGACTGCCCCACACAGCTGGCTGCCGAACGGCTCGCCCACACCCACACCCTGGCCGAGCTGGCAGCCATGACAGCCCGGGTAGCCACCCTGGAACAGCAGGCCCTGGCTGCTGCCACCGACGCGACGCGCCAGCAGGCGCAGTTGCTGGCGCTGGTGCAAAACCTGCAGGTCGCGCTGGTGCTGGTCGATGATGATTCCCAAATCCGGTTTGTGAATCAGTACTTCTGGGACCTGTTTGGCCTGCCGCCGACGCCACCAGACCAAGCCGGCATCATTCCGTATGGGGCGGTGGACATTGGCCCGGCGTTTCACGACCCGGCCGCCTTCGCTACCCGCGCCTGGGCCATGAACGCCGCGGGCCGCACCGTGCTCCGGGAGGAGTTTATGCTGGCCGATGGCCGCTTCCTGGAGCTCGACTACCTGGTGCTCGACGCCGAACGGGCCGGCCGCCTCATTTGCTACCGCGACGTAACCGAGCGCAACCAGCGCGAGGCCCAGCTGCGCATGCTGGCCCACTACCTGCCCCAGCAAACGCCCAATTCCGTCCTTCGACTGGCGGCCACCGGCGAGGTGATGTACGCCAATACCGCCGCCGGGCCGCTGCTGCCTTCCCTGCTGGCCCAGCAGATACTGCCCGGCCTGGCCGCCGCCGCCCTGCGCAGCACCGAGCACCAGCAGGAGCTGCTGGTAGACGGCAAAACCTACCTGAGCACGACGGTGGCCGTGCCCGGCCAGGCTTTTGTTACGCTCTACCTCACCAACATCACCGAGCGCAAGCAGGCGGAAGCCCAACTGGTGGCTCAGCGCGATTTCTACGAAACCATCCTGAGCGCGCTGCCCATTGAGCTGGGGGTGTTTGATGAGCGCTACCATTGCCTGTTCGTCAACCCGGCGGCTATTGCCGACCCCGCCGTACGCCAGCAGGTCATCGGCCTGCCCATGGCCGACTACGTGACGCTGCACGGCCAGCAGAACCCGGCTTGGCTGAATGAATTGCGCCAGCAGTACTTCGAGCTGGCCGTGCGCACCCAAACCGATGTGGTGTACGAGGAAACCCTGCTCGATTCCCGGCAACGCGAAAAGATGTTGATGTGGCAGGTGCGGCCCATTTATCAGGCGGAGAAAGAACTACGCATGGTGGTGAGCCTGGGCATCGACATCACGGCCCGCATGCTGGCCGAACGCTTGCAGCAGCAGGTGCAGCAGCAGCTGCAGGAGCGCGAGGAGTTTATCCGGCAGGTGGTCGACGCCCTGCCCAGCCTGGTTTACGTGTTGACTCCGGATGGCACCGTGCTGTTCTCCAACAAAACGTACCTGGAGGTAATGGCCGAGGAACACCAGTACGGGCGCGATAGCAGCAACCCCATGGTGCGCGAGGAAATGCGCCAGGCGCGCTTGTTCAATGCGGAGGTCTTCAGCACGCAGCAGGCGCAGCGGCGCGAAATGAGCTATACCACCCAGGATGGGCGCACCAGCTACTACGACGTGTTCAAGCGCCCACTGCCCCGGGCCGATGGCCAACCGGCAACCCTCTCCATCAGCACCGACGTCACGGAGGTGAAAAAGGCCCGCGAGGCGCTGGAGCAGGCCAAGCGTGACGCCGATGAGAATGCCCTCGCCAAAGAGCTCTTTCTGGCCCGCATGAGCCACGAAATCCGCACGCCCCTGAACGGGGTGCTGGGCATGGCCGCCCTGCTGCAGAAAACGGACCTCACCGTGCTCCAGCAGGAATATCTGAATACGATGCAGCTGTCGGGCCGCCACCTGCTGGCCCTGGTCAACGACGTGCTCGACCTGGCCAAAATCACCACCCAGCCCCTGCCGCTCAACCACACGCCCTTCGACCTGGCCCTGCTGCTGCAAGGGGCCGGGCAAACCGTGGCCGCCCTGGCTGCGCAAAAAGACCTCGAATTACTCATTATTCCCCTGGCGGAGCCCCCCATTCACCTGCTGGGCGATGCCTACCGCCTGCAGCAGGTGCTGCTCAACCTGCTTTCCAACGCCATCAAGTTCACCGATCAGGGCAGTGTGCAGCTGGGGGCCGACGTGCTGGCCGACACGCCCGCCGGGCTGACGCTGCGCTTCCAGGTCACGGATACGGGCATTGGCATGACATCCGTGGAGCAGGCCCACATCTTCAAGGACTATGCCCAGGCCAATGCCGACACCAGCCGGCTCTACGGCGGCACGGGCCTGGGCCTGAGTATCAGCCGCAACCTGGTGGAGCAGATGGGCGGCACCCTGGAGCTGCGCAGCGCGCCCGGCCAGGGCACCACCTTTTCGTTCGAGCTGCTGCTGCCCCGCGCCGAGGCCGACAGCCTGTTCCCGCCCCCCGCCCTGCCGGCCATCTGCTACGAGCGCCTGCGCGGGCTGCGCGTGCTGCTGGCCGAAGACAACCTCTTCAATCAGCGCATCGCCATCATTGTGCTCGAAAACTGGGATATGCAGGTAACCGCCGTCACTAATGGCCTCGACGCGCTGGCGCAGCTTCAGGAGCAGGATTTCGACGTGGCGCTGCTCGATATCCAGATGCCCGGCCTGACCGGGGTAGAAGTAGCTGCCGCCATCCGGGCCAGCGCCGACCCGCGCCGGGCCTCCCTGCCCATCATTGCCTTCACCGCCAATGCCTTCGATGCCGACCGCATGGCCTACCTGGCCGCCGGCATGAACGCCTGCCTCACCAAACCCTACGAGGAAGATGACCTGGGCCAGCTGCTGCTAGAACTGCTGCCGCAATAA
- a CDS encoding replication initiation protein, with product MQVTLFDAPPPEEPVSKIVVQHNALVNARFDLSTVEMRLFMAMLSRIGRNDSEFREMRIPLTEIVALSGRRPSGKDYQQVAGMCDQLVSRILHIERPDLTRKSPRRSASPDFDKIPLMAYAKYRGEEGALYVRFNDEVMPYLLQLQRNFTKAQVVQLLKLKSPHSYRIYWLLKEYAAFGSRAMEVEELKRLLNLEGQYKQFPLFRLRVLDRARQELGETDLPFTYELVREGKSVSVIRFNFPPVAGPSDPALAEASPEAADWEAALLQAGLAASSRATIAELVAQGQVTPEYVRFVVRTQRDKHRLGKVKSLAGSIFSAVTKGHLLSEFEEATRRAPATRPAAVQAAAPQAVRYRLQEVEAMYQTMVAKKLHKGCSFEEHLQQVYLSQGFALVEDAERGKWLVKPQS from the coding sequence ATGCAAGTCACCTTATTTGATGCCCCCCCGCCGGAAGAGCCCGTCAGCAAGATCGTGGTGCAGCACAACGCGCTGGTAAACGCGCGCTTTGATTTGTCTACGGTGGAAATGCGCCTGTTCATGGCCATGCTTTCCCGCATCGGGCGCAACGACAGCGAGTTCCGGGAGATGCGCATTCCGCTCACCGAAATTGTGGCCCTGTCCGGGCGCCGGCCCAGCGGCAAGGACTACCAGCAGGTGGCGGGCATGTGCGACCAGCTGGTGAGCCGCATCCTGCATATTGAGCGGCCGGATCTGACGCGCAAGAGCCCCCGGCGGTCAGCCTCCCCGGATTTCGACAAGATTCCGCTGATGGCCTACGCCAAGTACCGGGGCGAGGAAGGGGCGCTCTACGTGCGCTTCAACGATGAGGTGATGCCCTACCTGCTGCAGCTGCAGCGCAACTTCACTAAGGCGCAGGTGGTGCAGCTGCTCAAGCTCAAGAGCCCCCATTCTTACCGTATCTACTGGCTGCTGAAGGAATACGCCGCCTTCGGCAGCCGGGCCATGGAGGTGGAGGAGCTCAAGCGCCTGCTCAACCTGGAGGGGCAGTACAAGCAGTTTCCCCTGTTCCGGCTGCGGGTGCTGGACCGGGCCCGGCAGGAGTTGGGCGAGACGGACCTGCCCTTCACCTACGAGCTGGTGCGGGAAGGCAAATCCGTGTCCGTTATCCGGTTCAATTTTCCGCCCGTGGCCGGCCCGTCCGATCCGGCGCTGGCGGAGGCCTCCCCGGAAGCGGCCGACTGGGAAGCCGCCTTGCTCCAGGCCGGGCTGGCGGCCAGCAGCCGGGCCACCATTGCCGAACTGGTGGCGCAGGGGCAGGTAACGCCGGAGTATGTGCGGTTTGTGGTGCGCACGCAGCGCGACAAGCACCGCCTGGGCAAGGTCAAGAGCCTAGCCGGGTCTATTTTCTCGGCCGTCACCAAAGGCCACCTGTTAAGCGAGTTCGAGGAAGCGACTCGCCGCGCCCCCGCTACCCGGCCGGCCGCCGTACAAGCGGCGGCGCCCCAGGCCGTGCGGTACCGGCTGCAGGAAGTGGAAGCCATGTACCAGACCATGGTCGCCAAAAAGCTGCATAAGGGCTGCTCCTTCGAAGAGCACCTGCAGCAGGTGTATCTGAGCCAGGGCTTTGCCTTGGTGGAGGATGCCGAGCGCGGGAAGTGGCTGGTGAAACCGCAGAGCTGA
- a CDS encoding LexA family protein, translated as MASCPASSHSCTWWFASSSSSDELEEFFDLNRILFRHPEATYLIRVSGESMRGAEIHADDGFYRSARALAGQGPTQKPGVYYPAVGSDGRWVG; from the coding sequence ATGGCTAGTTGTCCGGCATCCTCGCATTCGTGTACGTGGTGGTTCGCCAGTAGCAGCTCCTCCGACGAGCTCGAGGAGTTCTTTGACCTCAACCGCATCCTGTTCCGCCACCCCGAGGCCACGTACCTGATCCGAGTGTCGGGCGAGAGCATGCGGGGCGCCGAAATCCATGCCGACGATGGCTTCTACCGGTCAGCCCGCGCCCTGGCAGGGCAAGGCCCAACACAAAAGCCAGGCGTTTACTACCCGGCTGTAGGATCTGATGGTCGTTGGGTAGGCTAG
- a CDS encoding winged helix-turn-helix transcriptional regulator, whose translation MQQDSADHSFTGACAHRMRAIDDTLDILSGKWKLAIIARLCHQPMRYSALLRDVTGISGKVLSRELQDLETNGLIVRHVATSKPLTVTYSLSETGRSLTALTDSLAEWGLAHRARMMHAGE comes from the coding sequence ATGCAGCAAGACTCGGCCGATCATTCCTTCACGGGCGCCTGTGCCCATCGCATGCGCGCCATCGACGATACGCTCGATATCCTGAGCGGCAAGTGGAAGCTCGCCATCATTGCCCGCCTCTGCCACCAGCCGATGCGCTACTCGGCCCTGTTGCGCGACGTAACGGGCATCTCCGGCAAAGTGCTGAGCCGGGAGCTACAGGACTTGGAAACCAACGGGCTCATTGTGCGGCATGTCGCTACGAGCAAACCCCTGACGGTCACCTACAGCCTTTCCGAAACGGGCCGCTCGCTAACCGCCCTGACCGACAGCCTGGCGGAATGGGGCCTGGCCCACCGCGCCCGCATGATGCACGCGGGCGAGTAA
- a CDS encoding helix-turn-helix domain-containing protein: MRKLWEERGWSQQVLADYTDIAKLTGQRHQHAKGAPTLDVLVSLARALCLPIRELMDFPEAF, from the coding sequence TTGAGAAAGTTGTGGGAAGAGCGCGGATGGAGCCAGCAGGTACTGGCCGATTATACGGACATAGCTAAGCTTACGGGCCAGCGACACCAGCATGCCAAAGGTGCCCCCACCCTTGACGTGCTGGTGTCGCTGGCCCGGGCTTTATGCCTGCCCATACGCGAGTTGATGGACTTTCCCGAGGCCTTCTGA
- a CDS encoding Y-family DNA polymerase — protein MYGLVDCNNFYVSCERVFQPRLDNRPVVVLSNNDGNVVSRSAEAKQLGIPMGAPFFEVRELLRHHQGHALSSNYALYGDMSRRVMARLAAHAPAVEVYSIDEAFLDLHGLTTYCGTLDTRVQAIRRDVLACTGIPTCVGVAPTKTLAKVANRLAKKHPELQGVLRLDTASRRERALRALPVADVWGIGYQYAGKLATHGIRTAWELSQVSEAWARKHLGGVVGWRLVQELLGQPCQDLNPSEDGTLARKSISCSRSFGQRLTAFDDLWGAMATYLSRAAEKLRAQGDQAHILTVYLSQDRYDTRVPPPYTRSTTLTLPGGPTSDTLQLLAYARRMLERLYEPGRVYVKAGVVLDGLERPGRGQQLSLFAPASSTATNPLSDVRAQQLMRSLDALNRQFGRGTVRPAATVTAAGQSAPWQGKAQHKSQAFTTRLEDLLVVG, from the coding sequence ATGTACGGCCTCGTCGACTGCAATAACTTCTACGTCAGCTGCGAGCGGGTTTTCCAGCCCCGGCTCGACAACCGCCCCGTCGTGGTGCTGAGCAACAACGACGGCAACGTCGTGAGCCGCTCGGCCGAGGCCAAACAGCTCGGCATTCCCATGGGCGCGCCGTTCTTTGAGGTGCGCGAGCTGCTACGCCACCACCAGGGCCACGCCCTCAGCTCCAACTACGCCCTCTATGGCGACATGAGCCGCCGCGTTATGGCCCGCCTGGCGGCCCACGCCCCCGCGGTGGAGGTGTACAGCATCGACGAGGCCTTCCTCGACCTGCACGGCCTCACCACTTACTGCGGCACCCTCGACACCCGCGTCCAGGCCATCCGCCGCGACGTGCTGGCCTGCACCGGCATCCCCACCTGCGTGGGCGTGGCGCCCACCAAAACGCTGGCCAAGGTCGCCAACCGCCTGGCCAAGAAGCACCCCGAGCTGCAGGGTGTCCTGCGCCTCGATACCGCCAGCCGCCGCGAGCGGGCCCTGCGCGCCCTGCCCGTGGCCGACGTCTGGGGCATTGGTTACCAGTATGCCGGCAAGCTCGCCACCCATGGCATCCGCACAGCCTGGGAGCTGAGTCAGGTGTCCGAGGCCTGGGCCCGCAAACACCTCGGGGGAGTGGTGGGCTGGCGGCTGGTGCAGGAGCTGCTGGGCCAGCCCTGCCAGGACCTGAATCCTTCCGAAGACGGCACCCTGGCCCGCAAAAGCATCAGCTGCTCCCGCTCCTTTGGGCAGCGCCTCACCGCCTTCGACGACCTGTGGGGCGCCATGGCCACCTACCTCAGCCGCGCCGCCGAGAAGCTGCGCGCCCAGGGTGACCAGGCCCATATCCTCACCGTGTACCTCAGCCAGGACCGCTACGATACCCGCGTACCGCCGCCCTACACCCGTTCCACCACGCTCACGCTGCCCGGCGGCCCCACCAGTGACACGCTCCAGCTGCTGGCCTACGCCCGCCGGATGCTGGAGCGGCTCTACGAGCCCGGCCGCGTCTACGTCAAGGCCGGCGTGGTGCTCGACGGCCTGGAGCGCCCCGGCCGGGGCCAGCAGCTGAGTTTGTTTGCGCCCGCTTCATCAACGGCTACAAACCCTCTTTCTGACGTTCGCGCCCAACAGCTTATGCGCAGCCTCGACGCCCTTAACCGGCAGTTCGGCCGCGGCACCGTGCGCCCCGCCGCCACGGTGACTGCCGCCGGCCAGTCCGCCCCCTGGCAGGGCAAAGCCCAGCACAAAAGCCAGGCGTTTACCACCCGACTGGAGGATCTGCTGGTGGTGGGCTGA
- a CDS encoding Fic family protein, with product MYIHEHKDWPRFTWQANRIEELLGEVNRRQGRLLGRMESLGFALQEEAVLATITQDVVKSSQIEGEQLDVEQVRSSVARHLGLQAAGLVPSSRQVDGVVAMLLDATQQYGQPLTAQRLFGWHALLFPTGYSGRYRILTGQWRQDESGPMQVVSGALGKETIHFEAPGAKRLPAEMDQFITWFNQPPDELRLDPVLKAALAHLYFVTLHPVEDGNGRMARAITDMQLARVDQTAKRFYSMSFQIERHRREYYDILEQTQKSGLDVTDWLTWFLTCLSNAIAASNTLLSTILQKAEFWRVHAATPLNDRQRKMMEKLWGDFVGKLNSSKWSKMVGCSKETAVRDINDLLTKGILRKAEEGGRSTSYLLNGRLLS from the coding sequence ATGTACATACACGAGCATAAGGACTGGCCCCGGTTCACTTGGCAGGCAAACCGAATTGAGGAGCTGCTAGGGGAGGTGAACCGCCGGCAGGGTAGATTACTGGGCCGGATGGAATCGTTGGGCTTTGCCCTGCAGGAGGAAGCCGTTCTTGCGACGATCACGCAGGACGTGGTTAAGTCCTCGCAAATCGAGGGGGAGCAGTTGGATGTGGAGCAGGTACGCTCCTCGGTAGCGCGGCACCTGGGCTTACAGGCAGCGGGGTTGGTTCCCTCTTCCCGGCAGGTAGACGGCGTGGTGGCCATGCTATTGGACGCCACGCAACAGTACGGGCAGCCCCTCACGGCCCAGCGCTTATTCGGCTGGCATGCCTTACTGTTTCCAACCGGTTACTCGGGTCGGTATCGGATTCTGACAGGGCAATGGCGGCAGGACGAGTCAGGGCCCATGCAGGTCGTGTCCGGCGCCCTGGGCAAGGAAACGATTCACTTCGAGGCGCCGGGGGCCAAGCGCCTGCCGGCGGAGATGGATCAGTTCATAACCTGGTTCAATCAGCCACCCGACGAACTACGCTTGGACCCGGTGCTGAAAGCGGCGTTGGCTCATCTCTATTTCGTTACCCTGCACCCGGTGGAAGACGGTAACGGGCGCATGGCCCGGGCGATTACGGACATGCAGCTGGCGCGAGTGGACCAGACGGCCAAACGCTTTTATAGCATGTCCTTCCAAATTGAGCGCCACCGGCGCGAGTACTACGATATCCTGGAACAAACCCAAAAGTCCGGACTGGACGTCACCGATTGGCTTACCTGGTTTCTAACCTGTTTAAGCAATGCCATTGCGGCCTCGAACACCCTGCTTTCGACCATCCTGCAGAAGGCGGAGTTCTGGCGTGTGCATGCTGCCACCCCCCTCAATGACCGCCAACGCAAAATGATGGAGAAGCTATGGGGTGACTTTGTCGGAAAGCTCAACTCCAGCAAGTGGTCCAAGATGGTTGGGTGTTCCAAGGAAACGGCCGTCCGGGACATCAATGATCTGCTGACCAAGGGCATTTTGCGCAAAGCCGAAGAAGGAGGGCGCAGCACCAGCTATCTGCTGAATGGGCGGTTGCTCAGTTGA
- a CDS encoding replication initiation protein, whose product MALRPEEKASTPENTASTPERKALRPEEIRSLPYYAPYFPVMDRDTLLTRVNEVAFLSNEVIRSPLALSNVEARIFALALGCLHQKQDSLEFTIHFQDITPSGRNGGSAYAELIEAQTKLTQPLMMTRGKSGRRQRDAISMFAILSLNEGSRQITGQFNPLLREHLLNLAGRFTTVELQSLLSFKSAHTQRLFWILRSYHNQTWEEPLPFETLREWLFGEDSEQYRDWTDFNRYVLKPAIVEFLEIGWQVEMKIQKQGRRVEALIFKMTSTLEPDTNSAVRPAKRTLTLTEIARYREELAAIYTELPALYDRLRLDFELKEYQAREVVGNVRDMTAYTLVTKALYDVRIALVNANNIKSVAAYTLSQIKAVLPVYQPLTEGGSKSGVRTP is encoded by the coding sequence ATGGCGTTAAGACCGGAAGAAAAGGCGTCAACACCGGAAAATACGGCGTCAACACCGGAAAGAAAGGCGTTAAGGCCGGAAGAAATCAGAAGTCTTCCGTATTATGCGCCATATTTTCCGGTTATGGATAGAGATACACTGCTCACTCGCGTAAATGAAGTTGCGTTTCTTAGCAACGAAGTGATTCGTTCCCCTCTGGCTCTCAGCAATGTGGAGGCCCGTATTTTCGCACTAGCCCTGGGATGTCTTCACCAAAAGCAGGACTCGCTGGAGTTTACCATTCACTTTCAGGATATCACGCCCAGCGGCCGCAATGGAGGTAGTGCCTACGCGGAACTGATAGAAGCGCAAACCAAGCTTACTCAGCCCCTGATGATGACCAGAGGCAAGTCCGGTCGACGGCAGCGTGATGCCATTAGCATGTTTGCCATTCTGAGTTTGAACGAAGGCTCGCGCCAGATTACGGGGCAGTTCAATCCACTGCTACGGGAGCACCTGCTGAACCTGGCCGGGCGCTTTACCACCGTAGAGCTGCAGTCTCTGCTCTCTTTCAAAAGCGCCCACACCCAGCGGCTGTTTTGGATTCTGCGTAGCTACCATAATCAGACCTGGGAGGAGCCGCTGCCCTTCGAAACCCTACGGGAGTGGCTGTTTGGGGAGGATTCAGAGCAGTACAGGGACTGGACGGATTTCAACCGCTACGTACTTAAACCCGCAATAGTAGAGTTTCTGGAGATTGGCTGGCAGGTAGAGATGAAAATTCAGAAACAGGGTCGACGGGTAGAGGCACTGATTTTCAAGATGACCAGCACCCTGGAGCCCGACACGAACTCTGCCGTTCGTCCGGCAAAGCGTACGCTCACGCTGACGGAGATTGCCAGGTACCGGGAGGAACTGGCCGCAATCTATACGGAACTCCCGGCTCTGTATGACCGCTTACGGCTGGACTTTGAACTGAAGGAGTACCAGGCGCGGGAAGTGGTCGGCAACGTGCGGGATATGACGGCTTACACGCTGGTGACGAAAGCACTGTACGACGTGCGCATTGCGTTGGTAAATGCTAACAACATCAAGTCGGTAGCTGCCTATACGCTCAGTCAGATCAAGGCCGTCCTACCGGTCTACCAACCTTTGACTGAGGGTGGCAGTAAATCTGGGGTAAGAACTCCCTAG
- a CDS encoding nitroreductase family protein produces the protein MSLIEDLTWRYATKKMNGERIPADKLNYILEAARLAPSSSGLQPYKILVISDPALLAKIREVSFNQSQVTDCSHLLVFVAWDGYSEERITRVFNYTMDQRGLPYQTMADYKQNLWSMYEPLGPEWHAQHAAKQSYIAFAMAIAAAAEQRVDATPIEGFNADQLDTLLQLKGSGYRSAVLLPLGYRQESEDWLVNMKKVRTPMEEFATELTLADLTNAEDQAAQ, from the coding sequence ATGTCATTAATCGAAGACCTGACGTGGCGCTACGCCACCAAAAAAATGAACGGCGAGCGTATCCCCGCCGATAAGCTGAATTACATCCTGGAAGCGGCGCGCCTGGCCCCGTCCTCATCGGGACTGCAGCCCTACAAAATCCTGGTTATCTCGGACCCGGCGCTGCTGGCCAAAATCCGGGAGGTGTCCTTCAACCAGAGCCAGGTGACAGACTGCTCGCACCTGCTGGTGTTTGTGGCCTGGGACGGCTACAGCGAGGAGCGCATCACGCGCGTCTTCAACTACACCATGGACCAGCGCGGCCTGCCGTACCAAACTATGGCGGACTACAAGCAGAATCTGTGGTCCATGTACGAGCCGCTGGGCCCGGAGTGGCACGCCCAGCACGCGGCCAAGCAGAGCTACATTGCCTTTGCCATGGCCATTGCGGCGGCGGCGGAACAGCGCGTGGACGCTACGCCCATTGAAGGCTTCAACGCCGACCAGCTGGATACCCTGCTGCAGCTGAAAGGCAGTGGCTACCGCAGCGCGGTGCTGTTGCCGCTCGGCTACCGGCAGGAGTCGGAAGACTGGCTGGTGAACATGAAGAAGGTGCGCACCCCGATGGAGGAATTCGCGACCGAGCTGACGCTGGCTGATCTGACGAACGCTGAGGATCAGGCCGCCCAGTAG